The following are encoded in a window of Nocardioides houyundeii genomic DNA:
- a CDS encoding DUF445 domain-containing protein has product MNTDAPTPAPAPAIAILTPAPEADEARRRGLRRMRTLAVSLLALAAVVYVLTLGQDGFWGFVNAGAEASMVGAIADWFAVTALFKHPLGIPVPHTALIPKRKDELGRGLEEFVGENFLQEDIIRERVAHASISARVGTWLGEPANARRVVDEFVDVAAIGLAKVRDEHVSDFVTQALVPRFREEPIAPLAGTLLTEVVRDDLHHGLVDLGLEELHRWLVKNPETFTEVLSARAPWWTPSRLTEVVTTRVHLEAIRWLEDVREDPQHQAREALDSMLAQLAQDLLLDPATQERAERFKERLLDHQQVSATSVSLWNALRRALLTSMRDPNGAVRERLLAELSAFADRLGEDVELRERLDHTAADVAVFVVDRYGTEITAVITHTIERWDGHEAARKIELHVGRDLQFIRINGTIVGGLVGVLIHTVAVLSGH; this is encoded by the coding sequence ATGAACACCGACGCCCCCACCCCCGCACCCGCGCCCGCCATCGCGATTCTCACACCCGCACCGGAAGCCGACGAGGCGCGCCGGCGCGGGCTGCGCCGGATGCGCACGCTCGCGGTCTCGCTGCTCGCGCTCGCCGCGGTCGTCTACGTCCTCACCTTGGGACAGGACGGCTTCTGGGGCTTCGTCAACGCTGGTGCTGAGGCGTCCATGGTCGGTGCCATCGCCGACTGGTTCGCCGTCACCGCGCTCTTCAAGCACCCGCTCGGCATCCCGGTGCCTCACACGGCGCTGATCCCCAAGCGCAAGGACGAGCTCGGACGGGGCCTGGAGGAGTTCGTGGGGGAGAACTTCCTCCAGGAGGACATCATCCGGGAGCGGGTCGCGCACGCCTCGATCTCGGCCAGGGTCGGGACCTGGCTCGGCGAGCCGGCCAACGCGCGCCGGGTGGTGGACGAGTTCGTCGACGTCGCGGCCATCGGGCTGGCGAAGGTGCGCGACGAGCACGTGTCCGACTTCGTGACCCAGGCGTTGGTCCCGCGCTTCCGGGAGGAGCCGATCGCGCCGCTGGCGGGGACGCTGCTCACCGAGGTGGTGCGAGACGACCTGCACCACGGGCTGGTCGACCTGGGGCTGGAGGAGCTGCACCGGTGGCTGGTCAAGAACCCCGAGACCTTCACCGAGGTGCTCTCGGCCCGTGCTCCGTGGTGGACCCCGTCGCGGCTCACCGAGGTGGTCACGACCAGGGTGCACCTGGAGGCGATCCGTTGGTTGGAGGACGTCCGGGAGGACCCGCAGCACCAGGCGCGCGAGGCGCTGGACTCGATGCTGGCCCAGCTGGCCCAGGACCTGCTGCTCGACCCCGCCACCCAGGAGCGGGCGGAACGGTTCAAGGAGCGGCTGCTGGACCACCAGCAGGTCAGCGCCACCTCGGTGTCACTGTGGAACGCACTGCGTCGGGCGCTGCTCACCTCGATGCGCGACCCCAACGGCGCGGTGCGGGAACGGCTGCTCGCCGAGCTCTCCGCGTTCGCCGACCGACTCGGTGAGGACGTCGAGCTGCGGGAGCGGCTGGACCACACCGCGGCGGACGTCGCCGTCTTCGTCGTGGACAGGTACGGCACGGAGATCACCGCGGTGATCACCCACACGATCGAGCGCTGGGACGGACACGAGGCCGCCCGCAAGATCGAGCTGCACGTGGGGCGGGACCTGCAGTTCATCCGGATCAACGGGACGATCGTCGGCGGCCTGGTCGGGGTGCTGATCCACACGGTGGCGGTGCTCAGCGGCCACTGA
- a CDS encoding adenylyltransferase/cytidyltransferase family protein — protein MSRTVITFGTFDVFHVGHLRVLERAAELGDRLVVGVSADALNERKKGRVPVFSQAERLAIVGALKVVDQVFVEESLEQKRDYILEHAADVLVMGDDWAGKFDEFSDVCKVVYLTRTPAISTTAIIEHIADL, from the coding sequence ATGTCTCGCACCGTCATCACCTTCGGCACCTTCGACGTCTTCCACGTCGGTCACCTCCGGGTGCTCGAGAGAGCCGCCGAGCTCGGCGACCGTCTGGTCGTCGGAGTCTCCGCAGACGCCCTGAACGAGCGCAAGAAGGGCAGGGTCCCGGTCTTCAGCCAGGCCGAGCGCCTGGCCATCGTCGGGGCGCTGAAGGTCGTGGACCAGGTCTTCGTGGAGGAGAGCCTGGAGCAGAAGCGGGACTACATCCTCGAGCACGCTGCCGACGTCCTGGTCATGGGCGACGACTGGGCCGGCAAGTTCGACGAGTTCTCCGACGTGTGCAAGGTGGTCTATCTCACTCGTACGCCGGCGATCTCCACCACTGCCATCATCGAGCACATCGCCGATCTCTAG
- a CDS encoding MXAN_6640 family putative metalloprotease, producing the protein MPRLAAVALATGLTLALLSPGTAFADEAEPAPPAPAAPELQLAQDVLGGETTEAVDGDERDATMVLRDLWLARPTMSAAERRSADALLARPTIPGKDAYVSYQPDTPTSTECSQRICVTYVTTTQDRSTPGWAAQVLSTMESAWTREVDELGYRAPAPDGDAGGDSRFDVYLADVSNQGLYGYCAPESAVPGEPARAQAYCVLDNDMAGFAKGPLASLRVTAAHEFFHAIQFNIDSREDQWFMEASATWMEEQVAGEINDNRQFLKSGQLGTPSQPLDTYSTDLSMYGNWIFVQRLAQSFGVDAVRSVWQRLDASVGKRNLWSLRGVRSYLRSQGAAWPKFYSQFAESNLTPRRSYEEGKTYRATKVARRLFLSAKRPRASLNPGLRHLTSHTVRIKAARSLPRRTRLVVNVKAKRGGAADPVARLLVYKKSGKLSRVNIKLDRKGRGQQRVSLDRRKVRKVELVLSNASLRYRDCGSGTAWACGGRPRDDDQRFHVVVRAVR; encoded by the coding sequence TTGCCGCGTCTTGCTGCCGTCGCTCTTGCGACCGGTCTGACCCTGGCGCTGCTGTCGCCCGGCACAGCGTTCGCCGACGAGGCCGAACCAGCGCCACCCGCACCCGCCGCTCCTGAGCTCCAGCTGGCTCAGGACGTCCTGGGTGGAGAGACCACGGAGGCGGTCGACGGGGACGAGCGCGACGCCACGATGGTGCTGCGCGACCTGTGGCTGGCCCGGCCGACCATGTCGGCGGCCGAGCGCAGGTCCGCCGACGCCCTGCTGGCGCGGCCCACCATCCCGGGCAAGGACGCCTACGTCTCCTACCAGCCCGACACCCCCACCAGCACCGAGTGCAGCCAGCGCATCTGCGTCACCTACGTGACCACCACGCAGGACCGGTCGACCCCCGGGTGGGCCGCCCAGGTCCTGTCCACCATGGAGTCGGCCTGGACCCGCGAGGTCGACGAGCTCGGCTACCGCGCTCCCGCCCCGGACGGCGACGCCGGTGGCGACTCCCGCTTCGACGTCTACCTCGCCGACGTCTCCAACCAGGGGCTCTACGGCTACTGCGCGCCCGAGTCGGCCGTGCCGGGCGAGCCGGCCCGAGCCCAGGCCTACTGCGTCCTGGACAACGACATGGCCGGCTTCGCCAAGGGTCCTCTCGCGAGCCTGCGCGTCACCGCCGCGCACGAGTTCTTCCACGCCATCCAGTTCAACATCGACTCTCGCGAGGACCAGTGGTTCATGGAGGCGAGCGCCACCTGGATGGAGGAGCAGGTCGCGGGCGAGATCAACGACAACCGCCAGTTCCTGAAGTCGGGCCAGCTCGGCACGCCCTCGCAGCCGCTGGACACCTACTCCACCGACCTGTCGATGTACGGCAACTGGATCTTCGTCCAGCGCCTGGCGCAGTCCTTCGGGGTCGACGCGGTCCGCTCGGTGTGGCAACGCCTCGATGCCAGCGTCGGCAAGCGCAACCTCTGGTCGCTGCGCGGGGTCCGCAGCTACCTGCGCTCCCAAGGTGCGGCGTGGCCCAAGTTCTACTCGCAGTTCGCGGAGTCGAACCTCACGCCCCGCCGCTCCTACGAGGAGGGGAAGACCTACCGGGCCACGAAGGTCGCCCGCCGCCTCTTCCTCTCGGCCAAACGGCCTCGAGCCTCCCTCAACCCCGGCCTGCGTCACCTGACCTCGCACACCGTGCGGATCAAGGCGGCCCGGTCGCTGCCCCGCAGGACCCGCCTGGTCGTCAACGTCAAGGCCAAGCGCGGTGGCGCGGCCGACCCGGTGGCGCGACTGCTGGTCTACAAGAAGTCGGGCAAGCTGTCCCGGGTCAACATCAAGCTGGACCGCAAGGGCCGGGGCCAGCAGCGGGTCAGCCTGGACCGCAGGAAGGTCCGCAAGGTCGAGCTGGTGCTGAGCAACGCATCGCTGCGCTACCGCGACTGCGGCTCAGGCACTGCCTGGGCCTGCGGCGGCCGGCCGCGCGACGACGACCAGCGCTTCCACGTCGTGGTGCGCGCCGTACGTTGA
- a CDS encoding catalase gives MLDKNEAPKIPGAPGVEPPSLEEPTAPREPLPPKPDQSAPETGTATGRRVGKPADRTQQGAYLTTSTGTRLRDTDHSLKAGERGPTLLQDHHMREKITHFDHERIPERVVHARGAGAHGVFEGYGSAEGISMAGVFAKGKETPVFVRFSTVLGSRGSSDTVRDTRGFATKFYTDEGVWDLVANNMPVFFIQDGIKFPDVIHAAKPHPDREIPQAQSAHDTFWDFVSLHTEAQHHTMWNMSDRGIPRSYRMMEGFGVNTFRLINAAGETTLVKFHWKPKLGVHSLTWEEAQMINGIDPDFHRRDLYDAIESGAFPEWELGVQVFPDEPDQMFAGIDLLDPTKIVPEELAPVQPLGRLVLNGNPTNFFAETEQVAFHVGHVVPGIDFTDDPLLQTRLFSYVDTQLTRLGGPNFNQIPINRAHAPVNDMLRDGFHQQAVHSGVAPYKPNSLDGGCPFQAGADLTEEQTRAFVDAAATIAAATKVRANPVTFDDHYSQVRLFWQSMTPVEKEHIIRAYSFELGKCYEQAVKERQLQCLANIDPVLCQEVATALGLPAPAPTEELAAVEPSPALSQVGETWPLDGRIIGILVGDDDDLADVAGVQTAIRAAGMVPFLVGPHGGMIGGLPVQRTLATGRSVELDAVLVARTPVPAPDALTARDEKAGAPGVAADARAIMMVQECFRHSKAIGAWGTGAQLLDAAGVAGSAGVVSGDDAETVVAGLLELMKTHRVWERFGTSPAVS, from the coding sequence GTGTTGGACAAGAACGAAGCACCCAAGATCCCCGGCGCGCCCGGTGTCGAGCCCCCGTCCTTGGAGGAGCCCACCGCTCCTCGGGAGCCCTTGCCGCCCAAGCCCGACCAGAGCGCTCCCGAGACCGGCACCGCCACGGGTCGCCGCGTCGGCAAGCCGGCCGACCGCACCCAGCAGGGTGCCTACCTGACCACCTCGACCGGCACCCGGCTGCGCGACACCGACCACTCCCTGAAGGCGGGGGAGCGTGGGCCGACGCTGCTCCAGGACCACCACATGCGGGAGAAGATCACCCACTTCGACCACGAGCGCATCCCGGAGCGGGTGGTGCACGCCCGCGGGGCCGGCGCCCACGGGGTCTTCGAGGGCTACGGCTCGGCAGAGGGCATCTCGATGGCAGGGGTCTTCGCCAAGGGCAAGGAGACCCCGGTCTTCGTGCGCTTCTCCACCGTGCTGGGTTCGCGCGGATCTTCCGACACCGTGCGCGACACCCGGGGCTTCGCCACGAAGTTCTACACCGACGAAGGCGTGTGGGACCTGGTGGCGAACAACATGCCGGTCTTCTTCATCCAGGACGGCATCAAGTTCCCCGACGTCATCCACGCCGCCAAGCCGCACCCGGACCGGGAGATCCCGCAGGCGCAGAGCGCCCACGACACCTTCTGGGACTTCGTCTCGCTCCACACCGAGGCGCAGCACCACACCATGTGGAACATGTCCGACCGCGGGATCCCGCGTTCCTACCGGATGATGGAGGGCTTCGGTGTCAACACCTTCCGCCTGATCAACGCCGCCGGTGAGACGACGCTGGTCAAGTTCCACTGGAAGCCCAAGCTCGGCGTGCACTCCCTGACCTGGGAGGAGGCGCAGATGATCAACGGCATCGACCCCGACTTCCACCGTCGCGACCTGTACGACGCCATCGAGTCCGGTGCCTTCCCCGAGTGGGAGCTGGGCGTGCAGGTCTTCCCGGACGAGCCCGACCAGATGTTTGCGGGTATCGACCTGCTGGACCCGACCAAGATCGTGCCGGAGGAGCTGGCGCCGGTGCAGCCGCTGGGCCGGCTGGTGCTCAACGGCAACCCCACGAACTTCTTCGCCGAGACCGAGCAGGTCGCGTTCCACGTCGGTCACGTGGTGCCCGGCATCGACTTCACCGACGACCCGCTGCTGCAGACGAGGCTCTTCTCCTACGTCGACACCCAGCTCACCCGGCTGGGCGGGCCGAACTTCAACCAGATCCCGATCAACCGGGCCCACGCCCCGGTCAACGACATGCTGCGTGACGGCTTCCACCAGCAGGCCGTGCACTCGGGCGTGGCGCCGTACAAGCCGAACTCGCTGGACGGCGGCTGCCCGTTCCAGGCGGGCGCGGACCTGACCGAGGAGCAGACGCGTGCGTTCGTGGACGCGGCCGCGACGATCGCAGCGGCCACCAAGGTGCGTGCCAACCCGGTGACCTTCGACGACCACTACAGCCAGGTGCGGCTGTTCTGGCAGTCCATGACCCCGGTGGAGAAGGAGCACATCATCCGGGCCTACTCCTTCGAGCTCGGCAAGTGCTACGAGCAGGCGGTCAAGGAGCGCCAGCTGCAGTGCCTGGCCAACATCGACCCGGTGCTCTGCCAGGAGGTCGCGACCGCACTGGGTCTCCCGGCACCGGCGCCCACCGAGGAGCTGGCCGCAGTCGAGCCCAGCCCGGCGCTCTCGCAGGTGGGGGAGACGTGGCCGCTGGACGGCCGCATCATCGGGATCCTGGTGGGTGACGACGACGACCTCGCCGACGTCGCCGGGGTGCAGACCGCGATCCGGGCCGCCGGAATGGTCCCGTTCCTGGTCGGCCCGCACGGCGGGATGATCGGTGGGCTGCCGGTGCAGCGCACCCTCGCCACCGGACGCTCGGTCGAGCTCGACGCCGTGCTCGTGGCGCGCACCCCGGTGCCCGCGCCGGACGCGCTCACCGCGCGGGACGAGAAGGCCGGCGCACCCGGGGTCGCCGCGGATGCGCGCGCGATCATGATGGTCCAGGAGTGCTTCCGGCACTCCAAGGCGATCGGCGCCTGGGGCACGGGTGCCCAGCTGCTCGACGCGGCCGGCGTCGCCGGATCGGCGGGCGTGGTCTCCGGGGACGACGCCGAGACCGTGGTGGCCGGTCTGCTGGAGCTGATGAAGACCCACCGGGTCTGGGAGCGCTTCGGCACCAGCCCTGCGGTCTCCTGA
- a CDS encoding STAS domain-containing protein, with translation MPEFTVDTASDAEGLHVVTPRGELDVATHRHLRESIHELVLAGKVHIVVDLNHTTFLDSTALGTLISARRRTHALKGSFAIRCDDERLLQVFRVTSLDRVFTIIRSA, from the coding sequence GTGCCGGAATTCACGGTCGACACCGCGTCGGACGCGGAGGGTCTGCACGTGGTCACTCCCCGTGGCGAGCTGGACGTCGCGACCCACCGTCATCTTCGCGAGTCCATCCATGAGCTGGTGCTCGCGGGCAAGGTGCACATCGTGGTCGACCTCAACCACACCACCTTCCTGGACTCCACCGCGCTCGGCACGCTGATCAGTGCCCGGCGCCGGACGCACGCCCTGAAGGGCTCGTTCGCCATCCGGTGCGACGACGAGCGCCTGCTCCAGGTCTTCCGCGTCACCAGCCTCGACCGGGTGTTCACGATCATCCGCTCGGCCTAG
- a CDS encoding long-chain-fatty-acid--CoA ligase has protein sequence MSAQEPAWADSYGPGVPLHLDYGDTTVLDLLERSVERHADRPALDFLGATTSYRELDEAVRRVAGGLSRLGVGPGDNVALVMPNCPQNVVAFFAVLRLGATVVEHNPLYTAGELRPAFADHGARVAVVWDKVVPVVEELRDGSALEHVVAVDLTRELPPLKRLALRLPIAKARAAREQLTSPAPGALPWHELLSSPPVDPAHPRPSADDVALLLYTSGTTGRPKGVPLRHRNLVANVLQGQAWVPGLAEGTETFLVPLPLFHAYGVTVSVLLGISLAAKLVLLPKPDIDLIMDAIKRGVPSFVPAVPPLYQRIVDEAERRGTSIKGIRYGLSGAMPLPSALVERWETATGGLLVEGYGLTETSPVIVGNPMTSSRRPGSIGVPFPDVEIRLADPEDLDRVVAPGERGELLVRGPQVFSGYRGLPDETEAAFHDGWFRTGDVVTMSPDGFLTIVDRIKEVIITGGFNVYPSEVEAAIRTHDGVLDVAVVGVRDDEGTEQVVAAVVLEHGVDLQPEDLRAHARQALTGYKVPRRVVFVEELATNPMGKVLRREVAESLGSS, from the coding sequence ATGTCGGCTCAGGAGCCCGCGTGGGCTGACTCGTACGGCCCAGGGGTCCCGCTCCACCTCGACTACGGCGACACCACCGTGCTCGACCTGCTCGAGCGCTCCGTCGAGCGGCACGCCGACCGACCCGCCCTCGACTTCCTGGGGGCCACCACCTCCTACCGCGAGCTTGACGAGGCGGTACGCCGGGTTGCCGGCGGACTCAGCAGGCTCGGCGTCGGCCCCGGCGACAACGTGGCGCTGGTGATGCCGAACTGCCCGCAGAACGTCGTCGCGTTCTTCGCCGTGCTGCGCCTGGGGGCCACCGTCGTGGAGCACAACCCGCTCTACACCGCCGGCGAGCTCCGGCCGGCCTTCGCCGACCACGGTGCTCGGGTCGCGGTGGTCTGGGACAAGGTCGTGCCCGTGGTGGAGGAGCTGCGGGACGGCTCCGCGCTGGAGCACGTCGTCGCGGTCGACCTGACCCGCGAGCTGCCGCCGCTGAAGCGGCTCGCCCTGCGGCTGCCCATCGCCAAGGCGAGGGCCGCCCGCGAGCAGCTGACGAGCCCGGCGCCCGGCGCGCTGCCGTGGCACGAGCTGCTGTCCTCGCCGCCCGTGGACCCGGCGCACCCGCGGCCGAGCGCCGACGACGTCGCCCTGCTGCTGTACACCTCGGGCACCACCGGCCGGCCGAAGGGGGTGCCGCTGCGCCACCGCAACCTGGTCGCGAACGTGCTGCAGGGCCAGGCCTGGGTGCCGGGGCTGGCGGAGGGGACGGAGACCTTTCTGGTGCCGCTCCCGCTGTTCCACGCCTACGGCGTCACGGTGAGTGTGCTGCTCGGCATCTCCCTGGCGGCCAAGCTGGTGCTGCTGCCCAAGCCCGACATCGATCTGATCATGGACGCGATCAAGCGCGGCGTGCCCAGCTTCGTGCCGGCGGTCCCGCCGCTCTACCAGCGGATCGTGGACGAGGCGGAGCGCCGGGGGACCTCGATCAAGGGGATCCGTTACGGCCTCTCCGGCGCGATGCCGCTGCCGTCCGCGCTCGTCGAGCGGTGGGAGACGGCGACCGGAGGGCTGCTGGTCGAGGGCTACGGACTCACCGAGACCTCGCCCGTCATCGTGGGCAACCCGATGACCTCCTCGCGGCGGCCCGGGTCGATCGGCGTCCCCTTCCCGGACGTGGAGATCAGGCTGGCCGACCCCGAGGACCTGGACCGCGTCGTGGCGCCGGGGGAGCGGGGCGAGCTGCTGGTCAGGGGACCCCAGGTGTTCTCCGGCTACCGCGGGCTGCCGGACGAGACCGAGGCAGCCTTCCACGACGGCTGGTTCCGCACCGGGGACGTGGTCACCATGTCGCCCGACGGCTTCCTGACGATCGTGGACCGCATCAAGGAGGTCATCATCACCGGTGGCTTCAACGTCTACCCGTCCGAGGTCGAGGCCGCGATCCGGACGCACGACGGGGTCCTCGACGTAGCGGTGGTGGGGGTCCGCGACGACGAGGGGACCGAGCAGGTGGTCGCCGCGGTGGTGCTGGAGCACGGCGTCGACCTGCAGCCGGAGGACCTGCGCGCACACGCACGGCAGGCCCTGACCGGCTACAAGGTGCCCCGGCGCGTGGTGTTCGTGGAGGAGCTGGCGACCAACCCCATGGGCAAGGTGCTGCGCCGCGAGGTCGCGGAGTCGCTCGGCTCCTCCTAG
- a CDS encoding resuscitation-promoting factor: protein MRAPIRHHGALRQLTRTTVVATAAAVAVSLVPGSAIAATPTAADAAVEVPVRLKVADRAAEKVATPKQVWPATMLSSHGVKVDRDDLIDVVRKGRHVKGDRRRLRQGDTVKVIRVKKDSVIRRVRIAPGTVTVSVTSLKPGRRKVVSTGRPGVRRVKIARTRHNGDVVKRRVVSRTTVRAAKPRRVLVGRKAAPVAASDGLNWTALAKCESGGNPRAVNAAGYYGLYQFDIGTWRSVGGRGTPTQASAAEQTTRAKILHKSRGRSPWPYCGRFL from the coding sequence GTGCGTGCACCCATTCGTCATCACGGCGCCCTGCGCCAGCTCACCCGGACCACGGTGGTAGCCACCGCTGCGGCCGTCGCCGTCAGCCTGGTCCCGGGCAGCGCCATCGCTGCCACCCCGACCGCGGCCGACGCCGCGGTGGAGGTCCCGGTCCGGCTCAAGGTCGCCGACCGCGCCGCCGAGAAGGTGGCCACCCCGAAGCAGGTCTGGCCTGCCACGATGCTGTCCAGCCACGGCGTGAAGGTGGACCGCGACGACCTGATCGACGTCGTCCGCAAGGGCCGGCACGTCAAGGGCGACCGGCGTCGCCTGCGCCAGGGCGACACCGTCAAGGTCATCCGGGTCAAGAAGGACTCGGTGATCCGCCGGGTCAGGATCGCCCCGGGCACGGTGACCGTGTCGGTCACCTCGCTGAAGCCGGGTCGCCGCAAGGTCGTCTCGACCGGCCGCCCCGGCGTACGACGGGTCAAGATCGCCCGCACCCGGCACAACGGGGACGTGGTCAAGAGGCGGGTCGTCTCGCGCACCACGGTGCGGGCCGCCAAGCCCCGCCGCGTCCTGGTGGGCCGCAAGGCCGCCCCGGTAGCGGCCTCCGACGGCCTCAACTGGACCGCGCTGGCCAAGTGCGAGTCCGGCGGGAACCCGCGGGCCGTGAATGCCGCCGGCTACTACGGCCTCTACCAGTTCGACATCGGCACCTGGCGCAGCGTCGGGGGCCGCGGCACGCCGACCCAGGCGTCTGCGGCGGAGCAGACCACGCGCGCCAAGATCCTGCACAAGTCGCGGGGCCGCTCGCCCTGGCCGTACTGCGGCCGGTTCCTCTGA
- a CDS encoding SbcC/MukB-like Walker B domain-containing protein gives MAEVESALEEARTHRFRLEERTRVLEREHGDLVESEDQVSDELERVVRRGDPVLTPEQATRLDEEFAAACAPDDPSDLARFHENSARLQARLTGAVASAQVEAEHAERELTAIFRAYQLQWEDPNLGTGPESYSDYARILTGIAETGLAQRRGEWRRRLTEWSGQDLVPLAGAMSSSVEEIEDRLEPINAILRKLEFGAEKDRLRIRLRRLAPAHVQAFLRDLRDLSRPPSGELDEEQMTARFRSLSRFMDQLRRPEPGSGPEGGADRDRLLDVRRHVEVSAERYDRLTGELRATYRTLGEKSGGESQELVAFIIGSALRFRLGDEMRSRPRFAPVFLDEGFVKADSEFAGRAVRAWRGLGFQLVIGVPLDKVTGLEPHMDQLLVITKHTSTHLSAIHAITEVENAG, from the coding sequence ATGGCCGAGGTGGAGTCCGCCCTGGAGGAGGCACGGACTCACCGCTTCCGGCTGGAGGAGCGGACCCGTGTCCTGGAGCGGGAGCACGGCGACCTGGTGGAGTCCGAGGACCAGGTCAGCGACGAGCTGGAACGCGTCGTGCGGCGTGGGGACCCCGTCCTCACGCCGGAGCAGGCGACCCGGCTGGACGAGGAGTTCGCGGCGGCCTGCGCCCCCGACGACCCGAGCGACCTGGCGCGCTTCCACGAGAACTCCGCGCGACTCCAGGCCCGGCTCACCGGTGCGGTCGCCAGCGCCCAGGTCGAGGCGGAGCACGCCGAGCGGGAGCTCACCGCCATCTTCCGGGCCTACCAGCTGCAGTGGGAGGACCCCAACCTCGGTACCGGCCCGGAGTCCTACTCCGACTATGCCCGCATCCTGACCGGCATCGCCGAGACCGGGCTGGCGCAGCGGCGCGGGGAGTGGCGCCGTCGCCTCACCGAGTGGAGCGGCCAGGACCTGGTCCCGCTGGCGGGCGCCATGTCGTCGTCGGTGGAGGAGATCGAGGACCGGCTGGAACCGATCAACGCCATCCTGCGCAAGCTCGAGTTCGGTGCCGAGAAGGACCGGCTGCGGATCCGGCTCCGTCGTCTCGCCCCGGCGCACGTGCAGGCCTTCCTGCGCGACCTGCGGGACCTCTCCCGCCCTCCGTCCGGGGAGCTGGACGAGGAGCAGATGACAGCCCGCTTCCGCTCCCTGAGCCGGTTCATGGACCAGCTGCGTCGACCCGAGCCGGGATCGGGCCCCGAGGGCGGCGCCGACCGCGACCGGCTGCTCGACGTACGCCGGCACGTGGAGGTGAGTGCCGAGCGCTACGACCGCCTGACCGGGGAGCTGCGCGCCACCTACCGGACGCTGGGGGAGAAGAGCGGTGGTGAGAGCCAGGAGCTGGTCGCCTTCATCATCGGCTCCGCCCTGAGGTTCCGGCTCGGCGACGAGATGCGTTCGCGGCCCCGCTTCGCACCGGTCTTCCTCGACGAGGGCTTCGTCAAGGCGGACTCGGAGTTCGCCGGGCGAGCCGTCCGCGCCTGGCGCGGGCTGGGCTTCCAGCTGGTGATCGGGGTGCCCCTGGACAAGGTGACCGGCCTGGAGCCGCACATGGACCAGCTGCTGGTGATCACCAAGCACACCTCGACCCATCTCTCCGCGATCCACGCCATCACCGAGGTCGAGAACGCCGGTTGA